A single genomic interval of Astyanax mexicanus isolate ESR-SI-001 chromosome 4, AstMex3_surface, whole genome shotgun sequence harbors:
- the LOC125801292 gene encoding zinc finger protein 585A-like, with the protein MKPSPNMEEHQHSVKSFTKQSDLKKHQRIHTGEKPHHCSDCGKSFTKQSDLKKHQRIHTGEKPYHCSDCGKSFTEQSSLKIHQRIHTGEKPYHCSDCGKSFTKQSDLKKHQRIHTGEKPYYCFDCGKSFTEQSSLKLHQRIHTGEKPYYCSDCGKSFNQQGHLKLHQRIHTGEKPYYCSDCGKSFTEQSSLKLHQRIHTGEKPYYCFDCGKSFTEQRSLKIHQRIHTGEKPYYCSDCDKCFTTQSYLKLHQRIHTGEKPYHCSDCGKSFTKQSNLKKHQRIHTGEKPYHCSDCGKSFTKQSTLNNHQRIHTGEKPYHCSDCGKSFTQQSHLKKHQRIHTGEKPYHCSDCGKSFTLQSELILHQCIHKR; encoded by the coding sequence atgaagccaagtcccaacatggaggaacatcagcactctgtcaagagttttactaaacagagtgatctcaaaaaacaccagcgcattcacacaggagagaaaccacatcactgctcagactgtgggaagagttttactaaacagagtgatctcaaaaaacaccagcgcattcacacaggagagaaaccgtatcactgctcagactgtgggaagagttttactgaacagagtagtctcaaaatacaccagcgcattcacacaggagagaaaccgtatcactgctcagactgtgggaagagttttactaaacagagtgatctcaaaaaacaccagcgcattcacacaggagagaaaccgtattactgtttcgactgtgggaagagttttactgaacagagtagtctcaaactgcaccagcgcattcacacaggagagaaaccatattactgctcagactgtgggaagagttttaatcaacagggtcatctcaaactgcaccagcgcattcacacaggagagaaaccatattactgctccgattgtgggaagagttttactgaacagagtagtctcaaactgcatcagcgcattcacacaggagagaaaccgtattactgtttcgactgtggaaagagttttactgaacagagaagtctcaaaatacaccagcgcattcacacaggagagaaaccgtattactgctcagactgtgataagtgttttactacacagagttatctcaaactgcatcagcgcattcacacaggagagaaaccgtatcactgctcagactgtgggaagagttttactaaacagagtaatctcaaaaaacaccagcgcattcacacaggagagaaaccgtatcactgctcagactgtgggaagagttttactaaacagagtactctcaataatcaccagcgcattcacacaggagagaaaccgtatcactgctcagactgtgggaagagttttactcaacagagtcatctcaaaaaacaccagcgcattcacacaggagagaaaccgtatcactgttcagactgtgggaagagttttactttacagagtgaacttatattacatcagtgcattcacaaaagatag